The following nucleotide sequence is from Pochonia chlamydosporia 170 chromosome 4, whole genome shotgun sequence.
CCTTGACTAATTCACAAGTTTGAAAAATAGCAAAAGCGTATATAAGATGCATTTAAATACAAGCTTCACTGTAACTAGCAACCAAGCGCTATAGATCTAAAATAGGTTGCCATTCAGGTACTTAAACCCAGAATCCACTGCTACAGTGACTACGGTTTTGCCAGGTCCTAGCTCTTTTGCTAACTGCAACGCAGCAACGATATTTAGACCCGACGATGTACCCACAAGAAggccttcttccttggcgagACGGCGGCACATGGTACGCGCTTCGTCCTCTTCGATAGCCCTCGCCTCGTGGTACAAGTCCTGGTCAAGGTGGGGTGCAATAAAGCCCGGTGCAACACCTTCAATAGAATGTGTTCCCATCACGCCTTGAGTGAGCTGGGGTGCCGATTTCGGCTCTAATACAATGATTTTcgttgatggtgatttgGACTTGAACACCCTGCCGACGCCCATGGCCATTCCAGCAGTACCAACAGCACCGCAGAATGCGTCAATACCATCAGGGAACTGTTCAAGTAGCTCAAGACCGATCTTCTCGTATCCAACCAGGGCATCTTGATTGCAAAACTGATTTGTGTAATAGTGACCTTCCTCCTTGCCAATTTCGGCCGCTTTTTGATTCATTGTTGGGAGCAAGTCTGGCGTCATCTTTCCAGATGGACTATGAGTAATGTCCAAGTCTGCGCCCAAGGCCGTCATTGATCGTAGTTTCTCTGTTGCTACTGCATCAGAGCATAGAACTCGGAGTCGATAGCCCTTTGCGGCACAGACAAAGCCCAGCGATGAGCCAGTGCTCCCACCAGTAGCTTCAACCACCGTCATTCCGGGTTTCAAGGTCCCCCGACGCTCGGCTTCTTCTACCATAGACTTTGCCATTCGATCTTTGTAGGAACCTGTCGGGTTGTAGAATTCCAATTTAACGTACACATTTGCGTAACCTTCCGGCGCAATATTTCGTAGTAGCACCACAGGTGTATTCCCAATTGCGTCCAAGACGGAGCCGCATACTGGTGGGGGACGCAATGGCATAGCTGTGTAATACCTTAGATGCACCGGTAGACCATACCTTGTAGTGATGTGTCATTAGAACGAGGAGGATTTTCTCGGCGACCAGTGCACTATATATCGTCGCGTTATTTATGTCAAATGAAGGGCGCAAAATTGCGTGAAAACTCCACGCCTTCTATCAACACGACGACCATATTTTTCTTCAAAAGGTGTAATTATGGCTGTTGTGTAGAGTCATAGTGATATTAAGCTACTAGGCAACGTAGGAGTTTAAAACTCTAAAGTTTTAGGTTGGAAGCAGTGGTTGAGAAACTAGTTGCAGTGACTGGACAGTGCACTTTAACGAAGATCTCGCAGATAGCTCGATACTTTATCAGAGAAAACCTCAGTCTATACTGCCTATTTAAATATTAGATAAAATTAGCTTTGTATAGACGTGGCTGCATCAGGTAAACCCATTGCACACATCTTGATACACGTTACTCTCAAGCCCAGCTGCGTCAGTCGGGACATACTTGAGACTAGTAGCATAGGAGTACGTCCATCTCGGATCATTGAGTTCAGTTTTCCAGGTCCAATAAACCCACCCATCCATACCAGGCTTCTCGTaaagctgctgctgagcagTGAAAAATTTCTTGAAGAACGCCCCGTCACTCCAATCCACGTTGGACGTCATGCTCCATTCTCCAGTGAATTCAAAGGCTTGGCCACTGACAACACGAGAGTCCGTACATGCGCTATGCATAAGCTGATACTGATCGCCATTATTGGAGCCCAAAGCAAAGCCAATATAGTTGTGGTCGTCAAACGCGGTCATTGGGTCGTtggccaccacggccacAGTGCGTGCATCGCCAGAGTCCCATTTGCTAGACATGAATTGGACATGAAGCTTTTTACCATCTGGAACATTCAGAGATTCCTCGGCATCGCGGACAGCTTTAAGTGCAGCTGGGTAATAtgtttgcaccagaccaggaTCTTCTCCTGGAGCAGGGTAACGaccaccagcatcatgcTTAGATACTGGCTCGTTGAGAACCTCAATCATACCGACAGTGGAATAAGCAGAATTAGTATGAATGCGATTTGTCATCCAGGAGAGCCATTTCTCAGCCCGGCCAAAGTTATAATCGTTGAAAAATCCGGCAGGCTTGTTAATTTGGCCAGTGAAAGCATCCTCTTGTTGACCTCCTGGGGCACCGTGAAGATCAATAATGACATAAATGCCCAAATCGGCGGCTTTCTGGACCACAGCGTCGAGATATGGAAGCATACGgctgccatcagcaaagGGCTCGCTGGCAGTGTCGACAATGTCCGTGTAAGACCAATACC
It contains:
- a CDS encoding cysteine synthase A (similar to Metarhizium acridum CQMa 102 XP_007813590.1), whose product is MPLRPPPVCGSVLDAIGNTPVVLLRNIAPEGYANVYVKLEFYNPTGSYKDRMAKSMVEEAERRGTLKPGMTVVEATGGSTGSSLGFVCAAKGYRLRVLCSDAVATEKLRSMTALGADLDITHSPSGKMTPDLLPTMNQKAAEIGKEEGHYYTNQFCNQDALVGYEKIGLELLEQFPDGIDAFCGAVGTAGMAMGVGRVFKSKSPSTKIIVLEPKSAPQLTQGVMGTHSIEGVAPGFIAPHLDQDLYHEARAIEEDEARTMCRRLAKEEGLLVGTSSGLNIVAALQLAKELGPGKTVVTVAVDSGFKYLNGNLF
- a CDS encoding glycoside hydrolase family 5 (similar to Nectria haematococca mpVI 77-13-4 XP_003049476.1), whose product is MHLSALVLLFLTNAVSAWLPHERDLEAFNQTARFEKLGKRFKPSLPNGVTKIRGVNFGGWLICEPWMMPNEWGNVMGCGDSASEFDCMRDHYAGGNREAGNQKFENHWRDWINPDTVQSVHDVGLNTIRIPIGYWSYTDIVDTASEPFADGSRMLPYLDAVVQKAADLGIYVIIDLHGAPGGQQEDAFTGQINKPAGFFNDYNFGRAEKWLSWMTNRIHTNSAYSTVGMIEVLNEPVSKHDAGGRYPAPGEDPGLVQTYYPAALKAVRDAEESLNVPDGKKLHVQFMSSKWDSGDARTVAVVANDPMTAFDDHNYIGFALGSNNGDQYQLMHSACTDSRVVSGQAFEFTGEWSMTSNVDWSDGAFFKKFFTAQQQLYEKPGMDGWVYWTWKTELNDPRWTYSYATSLKYVPTDAAGLESNVYQDVCNGFT